A region from the Prionailurus viverrinus isolate Anna chromosome E2, UM_Priviv_1.0, whole genome shotgun sequence genome encodes:
- the RBM42 gene encoding RNA-binding protein 42 isoform X1: MAGAGPAPGLPGAGGPVVPGPGAGMPGKSGEERLKEMEAEMALFEQEVLGAPVTGIPTAVPAVPTVPTVEAMQVPAAPVIRPIIATNTYQQVQQTLEARAAAAATVVPPMVGGPPFVGPVGFGPGDRSHLDSPEAREAMFLRRAAVAPQRAPILRPAFVPHVLQRADSALSSAAGGPRPMALRPPHQALVGPPLPGPPGPPMMLPPMARAPGPPLGSMAALRPPLEEPATPRELGLGLGLGLKEKEEAVVAAAAGLEEAGAAVAVGAGGAPTGPAVIGPSLPLALAMPLPEPEPLPLPLEVVRGLLPPLRIPELLSLRPRPRPPRPEPPPGLMALEVPEPLGEDKKKGKPEKLKRCIRTAAGSSWEDPSLLEWDADDFRIFCGDLGNEVNDDILARAFSRFPSFLKAKVIRDKRTGKTKGYGFVSFKDPSDYVRAMREMNGKYVGSRPIKLRKSMWKDRNLDVVRKKQKEKKKLGLR; encoded by the exons ATGGCCGGGGCGGGGCCAGCCCCGGGACTCCCGGGTGCAGGAGGACCTGTGGTCCCGGGTCCTGGCGCCGGCATGCCGGGCAAGAGCGGAGAGGAACGCCTGAAGGAGATGGAGGCGGAGATGGCCCT GTTTGAGCAGGAAGTTCTGGGGGCTCCAGTAACCGGCATCCCGACTGCTGTGCCTGCGGTGCCCACGGTCCCCACGGTAGAAGCGATGCAGGTCCCAGCAGCTCCTGTGATCCGCCCAATTATCGCAACCAACACTTATCAGCAG GTTCAACAGACTCTGGAGGCCCGGGCAGCTGCTGCAGCCACAGTGGTTCCTCCCATGGTGGGTGGCCCTCCTTTTGTAGGTCCAG TTGGCTTTGGCCCTGGTGATCGGAGTCACCTGGATAGTCCAGAGGCCCGAGAAGCTATGTTCCTGCGTCGAGCAG CTGTGGCCCCCCAGAGGGCCCCTATCCTGCGTCCGGCCTTCGTCCCCCACGTGCTacagagagcag ATTCTGCTCTTTCTTCTGCAGCAGGTGGTCCCCGCCCTATGGCCCTGCGGCCCCCTCACCAAGCCCTTGTGGGCCCCCCTCTGCCTGGGCCCCCTGGACCACCTATGATGCTGCCACCGATGGCTCGGGCCCCAGGGCCCCCCCTGGGCTCCATGGCTGCTCTGAGGCCTCCTCTG GAAGAGCCAGCAACACCCCGAGAGCTGGGCCTAGGCCTGGGGTTGGGCcttaaagagaaggaagaggcagtGGTGGCAGCGGCAGCTGGGCTGGAGGAGGCTGGCGCAGCAGTGGCTGTTGGGGCAGGAGGTGCCCCCACCGGCCCTGCAGTCATTGGGCCCAGCCTGCCATTGGCCCTGGCCATGCCTTTGCCTGAGCCTGAGCCACTGCCCCTCCCACTGGAGGTTGTACGAGGCCTACTGCCCCCACTGCGCATTCCTGAGCTCCTGTCCCTGCGTCCTCGACCCCGGCCCCCACGGCCTGAGCCACCCCCTGGCCTCATGGCTCTTGAG GTCCCAGAGCCCTTGGGTGAGGACAAGAAGAAAGGGAAGCCAGAGAAATTGAAACGCTGCATTCGCACAGCAGCTGGGAGCAGCTGGGAGGACCCCAGCCTGCTGGAGTGGGACGCAG ATGATTTCCGGATCTTCTGTGGGGATTTGGGCAATGAAGTGAACGATGACATCTTGGCACGCGCCTTCAGCCGCTTCCCATCCTTCCTTAAGGCTAAGGTGATCCGAGACAAGCGCACAGGCAAGACCAAGGGCTATGGCTTCGTCAGCTTTAAGGACCCCAGTGACTATGTGCGCGCCATGCGTGAGATGAATG GGAAGTATGTGGGCTCGCGCCCCATCAAGCTGCGCAAGAGTATGTGGAAGGACCGGAACCTGGATGTGGTGCGcaagaagcagaaggagaagaagaaactgGGCCTAAGATAG
- the ETV2 gene encoding ETS translocation variant 2 isoform X1 — protein MDLWNWDEASPQEVPPGNRLSGLEGAELGFYFPELAFPGDTLTVETRWKGGLGLGHLGAEEGLSPLDWGSTLTHPEATWEADPARQALPWSGDWTDLTCNGSDHWNGFSQAPGPAPPGLGPAPFAGSAGTADQNCATSGGGTNSWSCAQAATSSTNWDSSIGLDGATYWGKGLRGEPHADSTISWVGPAVSDSTTSWVSGLHTDCTTSSKGYQASDLTTSSEPSQQSDHVTLACYPKSNHRGPIQLWQFLLELLRDGERSNCIRWTGNSREFQLCDPREVARLWGERKRKPGMNYEKLSRGLRYYYRRDIVRKSGGRKYTYRFGGRVPGLAHTDCAGGGPGGATQ, from the exons ATGGACTTGTGGAACTGGGATGAAGCTTCACCGCAGGAAGTGCCCCCAGGGAACAGGCTTTCAGGGCTGG AAGGAGCTGAGCTCGGCTTCTATTTCCCTGAGCTGGCGTTCCCAGGGGACACGCTGACAGTGGAGACACGCTGGAAAGGTGGTTTGGGGCTGGGACACCTGGGAGCTGAGGAAG GGCTCTCACCGCTGGACTGGGGCTCCACGTTAACGCATCCAGAAGCTACATGGGAGGCGG ATCCCGCCCGTCAGGCTCTTCCGTGGTCGGGAGACTGGACAGACTTGACGTGCAACGGCTCGGACCACTGGAACGGCTTCTCccaggccccgggccccgcccctcccggccTGGGCCCCGCCCCCTTCGCCGGTTCTGCGGGGACAGCGGATCAGAACTGTGCCACCTCCGGGGGAGGGACCAATTCGTGGTCTTGTGCCCAGGCCGCCACCAGCTCCACCAACTGGGACAGTTCTATTGGTCTCGACGGCGCCACCTACTGGGGCAAGGGCCTCCGCGGGGAGCCTCACGCGGACTCTACCATTTCGTGGGTTGGACCTGCGGTCTCAGACTCTACCACCTCCTGGGTCTCGGGGCTGCATACGGACTGCACCACTTCTTCAAAGGGATACCAGGCTTCAGATCTCACCACGTCCTCTGAACCCAGCCAGCAGTCGGACCACGTAACCTTGGCTTGTTACCCCAAAAGTAACCATCGAG GTCCCATTCAGCTGTGGCAGTTCCTCCTGGAGCTGCTCCGAGACGGGGAGCGTAGCAACTGCATCCGCTGGACGGGCAACAGCCGCGagttccagctgtgtgaccccagaGAG GTGGCGCGGCTCTGGGGTGAGCGCAAGAGGAAGCCCGGCATGAACTACGAGAAGCTGAGCCGAGGCCTGCGCTACTACTACCGCCGCGACATCGTGCGCAAGAGCGGTGGGCGCAAGTACACGTACCGTTTCGGGGGCCGCGTACCCGGCCTGGCCCATACCGACTGCGCGGGAGGTGGACCGGGAGGAGCGACCCAATAA
- the RBM42 gene encoding RNA-binding protein 42 isoform X2 has translation MAGAGPAPGLPGAGGPVVPGPGAGMPGKSGEERLKEMEAEMALFEQEVLGAPVTGIPTAVPAVPTVPTVEAMQVPAAPVIRPIIATNTYQQVQQTLEARAAAAATVVPPMVGGPPFVGPVGFGPGDRSHLDSPEAREAMFLRRAAVAPQRAPILRPAFVPHVLQRAAGGPRPMALRPPHQALVGPPLPGPPGPPMMLPPMARAPGPPLGSMAALRPPLEEPATPRELGLGLGLGLKEKEEAVVAAAAGLEEAGAAVAVGAGGAPTGPAVIGPSLPLALAMPLPEPEPLPLPLEVVRGLLPPLRIPELLSLRPRPRPPRPEPPPGLMALEVPEPLGEDKKKGKPEKLKRCIRTAAGSSWEDPSLLEWDADDFRIFCGDLGNEVNDDILARAFSRFPSFLKAKVIRDKRTGKTKGYGFVSFKDPSDYVRAMREMNGKYVGSRPIKLRKSMWKDRNLDVVRKKQKEKKKLGLR, from the exons ATGGCCGGGGCGGGGCCAGCCCCGGGACTCCCGGGTGCAGGAGGACCTGTGGTCCCGGGTCCTGGCGCCGGCATGCCGGGCAAGAGCGGAGAGGAACGCCTGAAGGAGATGGAGGCGGAGATGGCCCT GTTTGAGCAGGAAGTTCTGGGGGCTCCAGTAACCGGCATCCCGACTGCTGTGCCTGCGGTGCCCACGGTCCCCACGGTAGAAGCGATGCAGGTCCCAGCAGCTCCTGTGATCCGCCCAATTATCGCAACCAACACTTATCAGCAG GTTCAACAGACTCTGGAGGCCCGGGCAGCTGCTGCAGCCACAGTGGTTCCTCCCATGGTGGGTGGCCCTCCTTTTGTAGGTCCAG TTGGCTTTGGCCCTGGTGATCGGAGTCACCTGGATAGTCCAGAGGCCCGAGAAGCTATGTTCCTGCGTCGAGCAG CTGTGGCCCCCCAGAGGGCCCCTATCCTGCGTCCGGCCTTCGTCCCCCACGTGCTacagagagcag CAGGTGGTCCCCGCCCTATGGCCCTGCGGCCCCCTCACCAAGCCCTTGTGGGCCCCCCTCTGCCTGGGCCCCCTGGACCACCTATGATGCTGCCACCGATGGCTCGGGCCCCAGGGCCCCCCCTGGGCTCCATGGCTGCTCTGAGGCCTCCTCTG GAAGAGCCAGCAACACCCCGAGAGCTGGGCCTAGGCCTGGGGTTGGGCcttaaagagaaggaagaggcagtGGTGGCAGCGGCAGCTGGGCTGGAGGAGGCTGGCGCAGCAGTGGCTGTTGGGGCAGGAGGTGCCCCCACCGGCCCTGCAGTCATTGGGCCCAGCCTGCCATTGGCCCTGGCCATGCCTTTGCCTGAGCCTGAGCCACTGCCCCTCCCACTGGAGGTTGTACGAGGCCTACTGCCCCCACTGCGCATTCCTGAGCTCCTGTCCCTGCGTCCTCGACCCCGGCCCCCACGGCCTGAGCCACCCCCTGGCCTCATGGCTCTTGAG GTCCCAGAGCCCTTGGGTGAGGACAAGAAGAAAGGGAAGCCAGAGAAATTGAAACGCTGCATTCGCACAGCAGCTGGGAGCAGCTGGGAGGACCCCAGCCTGCTGGAGTGGGACGCAG ATGATTTCCGGATCTTCTGTGGGGATTTGGGCAATGAAGTGAACGATGACATCTTGGCACGCGCCTTCAGCCGCTTCCCATCCTTCCTTAAGGCTAAGGTGATCCGAGACAAGCGCACAGGCAAGACCAAGGGCTATGGCTTCGTCAGCTTTAAGGACCCCAGTGACTATGTGCGCGCCATGCGTGAGATGAATG GGAAGTATGTGGGCTCGCGCCCCATCAAGCTGCGCAAGAGTATGTGGAAGGACCGGAACCTGGATGTGGTGCGcaagaagcagaaggagaagaagaaactgGGCCTAAGATAG
- the RBM42 gene encoding RNA-binding protein 42 isoform X3 — MAGAGPAPGLPGAGGPVVPGPGAGMPGKSGEERLKEMEAEMALFEQEVLGAPVTGIPTAVPAVPTVPTVEAMQVPAAPVIRPIIATNTYQQVQQTLEARAAAAATVVPPMVGGPPFVGPVGFGPGDRSHLDSPEAREAMFLRRAAGGPRPMALRPPHQALVGPPLPGPPGPPMMLPPMARAPGPPLGSMAALRPPLEEPATPRELGLGLGLGLKEKEEAVVAAAAGLEEAGAAVAVGAGGAPTGPAVIGPSLPLALAMPLPEPEPLPLPLEVVRGLLPPLRIPELLSLRPRPRPPRPEPPPGLMALEVPEPLGEDKKKGKPEKLKRCIRTAAGSSWEDPSLLEWDADDFRIFCGDLGNEVNDDILARAFSRFPSFLKAKVIRDKRTGKTKGYGFVSFKDPSDYVRAMREMNGKYVGSRPIKLRKSMWKDRNLDVVRKKQKEKKKLGLR, encoded by the exons ATGGCCGGGGCGGGGCCAGCCCCGGGACTCCCGGGTGCAGGAGGACCTGTGGTCCCGGGTCCTGGCGCCGGCATGCCGGGCAAGAGCGGAGAGGAACGCCTGAAGGAGATGGAGGCGGAGATGGCCCT GTTTGAGCAGGAAGTTCTGGGGGCTCCAGTAACCGGCATCCCGACTGCTGTGCCTGCGGTGCCCACGGTCCCCACGGTAGAAGCGATGCAGGTCCCAGCAGCTCCTGTGATCCGCCCAATTATCGCAACCAACACTTATCAGCAG GTTCAACAGACTCTGGAGGCCCGGGCAGCTGCTGCAGCCACAGTGGTTCCTCCCATGGTGGGTGGCCCTCCTTTTGTAGGTCCAG TTGGCTTTGGCCCTGGTGATCGGAGTCACCTGGATAGTCCAGAGGCCCGAGAAGCTATGTTCCTGCGTCGAGCAG CAGGTGGTCCCCGCCCTATGGCCCTGCGGCCCCCTCACCAAGCCCTTGTGGGCCCCCCTCTGCCTGGGCCCCCTGGACCACCTATGATGCTGCCACCGATGGCTCGGGCCCCAGGGCCCCCCCTGGGCTCCATGGCTGCTCTGAGGCCTCCTCTG GAAGAGCCAGCAACACCCCGAGAGCTGGGCCTAGGCCTGGGGTTGGGCcttaaagagaaggaagaggcagtGGTGGCAGCGGCAGCTGGGCTGGAGGAGGCTGGCGCAGCAGTGGCTGTTGGGGCAGGAGGTGCCCCCACCGGCCCTGCAGTCATTGGGCCCAGCCTGCCATTGGCCCTGGCCATGCCTTTGCCTGAGCCTGAGCCACTGCCCCTCCCACTGGAGGTTGTACGAGGCCTACTGCCCCCACTGCGCATTCCTGAGCTCCTGTCCCTGCGTCCTCGACCCCGGCCCCCACGGCCTGAGCCACCCCCTGGCCTCATGGCTCTTGAG GTCCCAGAGCCCTTGGGTGAGGACAAGAAGAAAGGGAAGCCAGAGAAATTGAAACGCTGCATTCGCACAGCAGCTGGGAGCAGCTGGGAGGACCCCAGCCTGCTGGAGTGGGACGCAG ATGATTTCCGGATCTTCTGTGGGGATTTGGGCAATGAAGTGAACGATGACATCTTGGCACGCGCCTTCAGCCGCTTCCCATCCTTCCTTAAGGCTAAGGTGATCCGAGACAAGCGCACAGGCAAGACCAAGGGCTATGGCTTCGTCAGCTTTAAGGACCCCAGTGACTATGTGCGCGCCATGCGTGAGATGAATG GGAAGTATGTGGGCTCGCGCCCCATCAAGCTGCGCAAGAGTATGTGGAAGGACCGGAACCTGGATGTGGTGCGcaagaagcagaaggagaagaagaaactgGGCCTAAGATAG
- the ETV2 gene encoding ETS translocation variant 2 isoform X2 yields MDLWNWDEASPQEVPPGNRLSGLEGAELGFYFPELAFPGDTLTVETRWKGGLGLGHLGAEEGLSPLDWGSTLTHPEATWEADPARQALPWSGDWTDLTCNGSDHWNGFSQAPGPAPPGLGPAPFAGSAGTADQNCATSGGGTNSWSCAQAATSSTNWDSSIGLDGATYWGKGLRGEPHADSTISWVGPAVSDSTTSWVSGLHTDCTTSSKGYQASDLTTSSEPSQQSDHVTLACYPKSNHRGPIQLWQFLLELLRDGERSNCIRWTGNSREFQLCDPRERGSGVSARGSPA; encoded by the exons ATGGACTTGTGGAACTGGGATGAAGCTTCACCGCAGGAAGTGCCCCCAGGGAACAGGCTTTCAGGGCTGG AAGGAGCTGAGCTCGGCTTCTATTTCCCTGAGCTGGCGTTCCCAGGGGACACGCTGACAGTGGAGACACGCTGGAAAGGTGGTTTGGGGCTGGGACACCTGGGAGCTGAGGAAG GGCTCTCACCGCTGGACTGGGGCTCCACGTTAACGCATCCAGAAGCTACATGGGAGGCGG ATCCCGCCCGTCAGGCTCTTCCGTGGTCGGGAGACTGGACAGACTTGACGTGCAACGGCTCGGACCACTGGAACGGCTTCTCccaggccccgggccccgcccctcccggccTGGGCCCCGCCCCCTTCGCCGGTTCTGCGGGGACAGCGGATCAGAACTGTGCCACCTCCGGGGGAGGGACCAATTCGTGGTCTTGTGCCCAGGCCGCCACCAGCTCCACCAACTGGGACAGTTCTATTGGTCTCGACGGCGCCACCTACTGGGGCAAGGGCCTCCGCGGGGAGCCTCACGCGGACTCTACCATTTCGTGGGTTGGACCTGCGGTCTCAGACTCTACCACCTCCTGGGTCTCGGGGCTGCATACGGACTGCACCACTTCTTCAAAGGGATACCAGGCTTCAGATCTCACCACGTCCTCTGAACCCAGCCAGCAGTCGGACCACGTAACCTTGGCTTGTTACCCCAAAAGTAACCATCGAG GTCCCATTCAGCTGTGGCAGTTCCTCCTGGAGCTGCTCCGAGACGGGGAGCGTAGCAACTGCATCCGCTGGACGGGCAACAGCCGCGagttccagctgtgtgaccccagaGAG CGCGGCTCTGGGGTGAGCGCAAGAGGAAGCCCGGCATGA
- the LOC125153617 gene encoding cytochrome c oxidase subunit 6B1, with protein MAEDIKTKIKNYQTAPFDSRFPNQNQTRNCWQNYLDFHRCEKAMTAKGGDVSVCEWYRRVYKSLCPISWVAAWDDRRAEGTFPGKI; from the exons ATGGCAGAAGACATCAAGACCAAAATCAAGAACTACCAGACTGCCCCTTTTGACAGCCGCTTCCCCAACCAGAACCAGACCAGGAACTGCTGGCAGAACTACCTGG ACTTCCATCGCTGTGAGAAGGCGATGACTGCTAAAGGGGGTGATGTCTCCGTGTGTGAATGGTACCGGCGTGTGTACAAGTCCCTCTGCCCCATATCCTGG GTGGCAGCCTGGGACGATCGCCGGGCGGAAGGCACGTTTCCTGGGAAGATCTGA